In Thermanaerothrix sp., the genomic window TGTCCGCGTCCATCAGCATGACCCGAACCCCCATCTGCCCCATGGCGAGCGCCAGGTTCACCGAAAGGTTGCTCTTCCCAACCCCTCCCTTTCCGCTCACCACCGCGATGGACCTAAGCCCCTGGAACTTGGACCTGCCAACCCCAGAGGAGAGCACCAGCTCCCGCAGGGCGGCGGCCTGATCCCGTCCCGACACCTGCCTATCCAAGGCCATCCCCCTCCAGGATGAGCCTCACAAGCCGCTCGGGCCTTGCAACCTCTATGTCGTTGGGGACGTTCTGCCCCACGGTGAAAAAGGACACCGGGAACTTGAAGTCCTCCAACACGCTGAGCAGGGGGCCGAAGGAATACGTCTCATCCAGCTTTGTGAATATGACGGACCTTATGGGCACCACGCCCATCCTATCTATCACCTTCAGCATGTCCTTGTACTTGAGGTTCGCCGCCAAGACCAGATGCACCGCATCGGGCATGAAGGCGTCGTACAGCACCTTGAGCTCCTCCATCTTCTTCGAATCCTTGGCGCTCCTGCCCGCGGTATCCAAAAGCAAAAGATCGCAGGAGCCGTGCTTGGAGAGTATCCCCTCGAAATCCTTTGGCTCGAAGGCCACCTCCATGGGTATGCCCAATATCTTGGCGTAGGTCCTGAGCTGCTCCACCGCCGCTATCCTGTAGGTATCCGCGGTGGCCAGCGCCACCCTGCGGCCCTCCCACAGGGAGTGAACCGCCGCCAGCTTCGCTATGGTGGTGGTCTTGCCCACCCCGGTGGGGCCCACGAACATCACCCGCCTGCCCCCCATGGCGGACACCGGGTCGCTGCCAACCACCTTGATCCTGGAGGACAAAAGCTCCTCCAGGGACACATCTGCACCCCTATGGCCCTCGATGATCTTGGAGGCCACCCCAGGATCCACGTCGGCCTCCACAAGACGCCTCACCATGGGGTCGTCTCCGCAGTAGCCGCCGCCGGAACCCACCCGCCGCAAGACCTGATCCAAGGTGCGGCGGAGCTCCTCCACCTGCTCCTCCAGCTTGGTGCCTGGGGCCACAGGGGCGGGCGCCGCAGCAGCATAGGCCCTCTCAGCCTGGGACGCCGCCACGTAGTTCAAAGGCGCCACGGGGACCCCCTGGGGCTGCGGATTAACCGGTTGGTCCTCCTCGGGCCCCATTACCGCCCGGTGAACTTCCTTCCGCATGTCCAAAAGCTGCTGGAACGAGAACAACCTCTGCCGGGACTCCTGGTCGATCCCCTGGGAATCGTCCTCCAATATACCGGCGGTTACGATCAAAACCCGCTTGCCGAAAAGACCAAGGAACCCGCCCTTCTTGACCGGTCGGGAGCTCAATATCACCGCGTCCCTGCCAAGCCTCTTGGAGGCTATCCTCATGGCCTCCGCGTCATCCCGGGCCTCGAACTCTATCTGCTTAAGAACCCTCATGCTACTCCACCACTCCCAAGGATCTCAGCTGGGTTGAAGGGGCTATCTCGTTATAGCTTACCACGAAGAGCTGCGGCAAGCTCCCCTCCACTATGCGGCGCACCACCAACCTCACGTCCGGATGGGTGAGCAACACCGGCGTTATCCCACCCATGGCCATGGCCTCCACCGCGGAAGCCACGGCCTGCATGAGCTCCTGCATCTCCTTGGGCGGCATGTTAAGCTGCCAGCCCTGCATCAAATCCCCCTTCATGGCCTCCTTTACGCGCTGCTCCCAGCGGGGAGACAGGGTGTAAACCCCCAACACCCCATCCTGGTCCTGAAGCCGAAGGGTTATGACCCTGGACAGCGCCTCCCGGGTCCTCTCCATCAGATAGTCGGTGCTCTTGGTGTAACGGCCGTGATCCGCCAGGGTCTCGAATATGGTGACCAGGTCCCTTATAGGAACCTGCTCCCTTATGAGGCCCTGCAAGACCTTCTGCACGTCCCCAAGGCTCAGCACGTCCAGAAGATCCTTGGTTATGGCGGGGTTGGACTCCCCCACCAGGTCCACCAGCTTCTGCACCTCCTGGCGGGTGATGAGGTCCGCCCCGTAGCACTTTATGACCTCCGAAAGGTGGGTGGCCAGCACCGACGGGCAGTCCACCACGGTGTACCCCAACCCCTCCGCCTGGTCCCGTATCTCCGGGGATATCCACACCGCCGGAAGCCCGAAGGCGGGCTCCTTGGTGGGTATGCCCACCAACAGATCCTCGCCGCCGGTGCTCATGGCAAGGTAGTGGTCCGGCAGCAGCTCACCCCGGCCCACCTCCGCCCCCTTTACCCTTATCAGGTACTCGGTGGGCTTAAGCTGGATGTTGTCCCTTATCCTTATGGGGGGCACCACAAGCCCCAGGTCCATGGCCATCTGACGCCTTATGGTCCCTATCCTCTCCAACATGTCACCCCCCTGGGACGGATCCACCAAGGGGATGAGGGCGTAACCTATCTCCACCTCCATGGGGTCCACGGTGAGAAGGGGCAGGACGTTCTCAGGGCCCGAAGGGGCCGGGGCGGGCTGGGATGGGGCGGAAGGGGCCTGGCCCTTAGGCGCCGCCGGTCTAACGGAATCCCCTCCCACCTCCGACGTGGCCGCCTCCCGCTGTACCCCGTAGGCCATGGCGGCCATGCCGGCCCCAAGAAGGCCGAAGGGTATGGTAGGAAGGCCGGGGACCGCCGCCAGGGCGAACAGCAGGCCGGAGCCTATGTAAAGGGGGCGGTGGTTCCTGGTAAGGGACGACACCATATCCTTGCCCAGGTCGCTCTCCCCCGCCGCCCTGGTCACTATGATGCCCGTGGCGGTGGATAACAAAAGGGCCGGTATCTGGGCCACCAAACCGTCGCCAACGGTCAAAAGGCTGTAAGTTCCAAGGGCCTGCTTGAGCTCCATCCCCCTCTGCAGCACCCCTATGGCAAGCCCACCCAGTATGTTTATGGTGGTTATGATGAGGCCCGCTATGGCGTCCCCCTTGACGAACTTGGAGGCACCGTCCATGGCGCCGTAAAAGTCCGCCTCCCGCTGCACGTTGGCCCTCCTGCGGCGGGCCTCCTGCTCGTCTATCATCCCCGCGTTAAGGTCCGCGTCTATGGCCATCTGCTTGCCCGGCATGGCGTCCAAGGTGAAACGGGCGGCCACCTCAGCCACCCGCTCGGCGCCCTTGGTGATCACCAGGAACTGGATTATCACCAATATCAAGAACACCACGCCGCCCACCACGTAGTTGCCCCCCACCACGAAGTTGCCGAAGGCGTTTATTATCTCCCCCGCGTAGCCGTTCAACAGCACCAGCCTGGTGGTGGAGACGTTAAGGGCCAGCCTGAAGAGGGTGGCCATGAGGATTATGGTGGGGAAGGCGGATATCTCAAGGGCCTGCTTGACGTAGAAGGTGCTCAGCAGTATCACAACCCCAAAGGTTATGTTGAGCGCCAAGAGCACGTCCAAAAGCCACGTGGGAAGGGGGATTATCATCATCCCCACGATTAAAACCAACAAAACCGCCATGCCCACGTCGGCGTATCTCATCACCTTGTTGGAAATCGAAGCGGAACCTCCCATGTCTGCCTCCCGTTGAACTAGAAATTCTGCGATCCCGTGTCAAACGAAGCCGGCCGGCGCCGGGTCGAAAGCCAACGATAAAGGATAAAGCCTCAGCCCCTGCGCCCCTTCAAACGGTACACGAAGGCCAGCACTTCCGCAACCGCCTTGTACAACCCCTCGGGGATCTCCTCCCCTATCTCCACCTGGGAGTATACGGCCCTGGCAAGGGGCGGGTTCTGCACCACCGGCACCCGATTCTCCCTTGCAATCTCCTTGATGCGCTCAGCTATGAGACCCTGTCCCTTGGCAAGGAGCACCGGAGCGTCCGACACCTTCCGGTCGTAGTTCAGCGCCACCGCCACGTGGACCGGGTTGGTTATGACCACGTCCGCCTTCGGCACGTCGGACATCATCCGCCTTTGGGCCAGCTCCCTCTGCCGCTGCCTTATGCGGCGCTTTATTAAGGGGTCCCCCTCCATCTGCTTGTACTCTTCCTTTATCTCCTGTTTCGACATCCTTATGGACCGCTCGAACTCCCACCTCTGGTAGGCGTAGTCGAAGAGCCCCAGCACCAGCAGCATCAAGGTCATCTTCATGCTCAGCGCCCAAACCCGCCCCATGACCGTTCCAAGCCCCTCCATAAAGGGATGCTCCACCGCCTCCACCAGGACCACCAGGTCCTTCTTCAGCGCCCCGTATAGCATGAATATCAGTATCCCCGCCTTCACAACCCCTTTAAGCATCTCCACGAAGGACCGGCCGGAGAACATCTTCTTCATGCCGCTTACTGGGTTCAGGCGGTTAAAGTTCGGGATCAGGGGCTTGGAGGTGAAGAGGAACCCCACCTGGTACGCCAAAAGCCCAAGGGCCGAAAGGGCGCATATGAGCCCCAGGGGAAGCCAAACCAGGAAGTAGGAGGACAATGACCGCAGGACGGGGAAGAGAAGCCACCTTTGGGTCCCCATGGAGGGCTCCTTGAGGTACCCCATGGTCACCTCAAAGAGCCTCGTAAGGTTGTCCATGAAGAACCCCCCAAACAACAGGACCCCGATGAGCCCCGAGGCTATGACCACCGCCGCGGTGAGGTCCTGGCTCTTGGTGACCTGCCCCTCTTCCCGGGCCTTCTGCCTCTTCCTTGGGGTGGCGGGCTCGGACTTCTCCTCCGCGAAGAACTGTATGTCCACGTCCATCGAAGGTATCCAGCCCCTCTTCAAGACCTCCGGTTCCATCAGCGCCAAAGGACAGTCCCCTCCAGGGCCCAGATCACCGCCTTGCTCACGTGGCCGTAAAACACGTCCACCGTCAAGGGCATCACCGCCATGAGCAGGATGAGGCCAAGGCCTATCTTGAGCGGTATGCCCAGGATGAAGACGTTCATCTGGGGAACCGTACGGGCCACGAACCCAAGGCCTATGTCCGCCAGGAGAAGGGCCCCCATGATGGGAAGCGACAGCCTTATGCCCAGGAGAAAGAGCTCCGTAAGCCACCGCCCCAGGGACTGGGACAGGGGGATGCCAAGAAACCCCTTCCCCACGGGGACCAGCGTAAAACTCCTGTTGAGGGCCTCCACCAGGAGCAGGTGTCCGTTCCAGTGGAACAGGAACCATATCCCCAACAGATACTTCATCTGCCCCACCAACGCCACGCTCCCCTCCTGGGAGGGGTCGAAAAGGGTGGCCATGGCAAGCCCCATCTGGCTGCCCTCCATGTAGCCGGAAAGCTGTAGCGCGTACAGGGGAAGGGAGGACAGGAACCCCACCGAAGCGCCTACTACGAACTCCCTCGCCCCGAAGAGGGCGACCCCCGTCCAGGTGGAGAGCAGCGCCATCGGCACCTGGGGATTGACCGATGGGACCATCACCAACGCCAGCATGAAGGCAAGCCAAAGCTTTATCGGCATGGGCCAGGAGGGCAGCGCGAACAGCGGGCTTGCGAACATGAGCCCCGTCAATCGGAGGGAACATAGCAGGTACACCAAGATGAGGTTTACTATCTCCTCGTAGTTCATGACACAAACCTGTACAGGGACTCGAACAGGAAGCGGGTCATGTCAAGCACGGTCCTGCCCATCCAAGGCCCCAGCAGTATAAGCCCCAGGATCACCGCCAGTATCTTGGGTATAAAAGCCAGGGTCTGCTCCTGGATGGAGGTGGCGGTCTGGATTATCCCTATCACCAACCCCACCAGCATGGCGATCACCAG contains:
- the fliQ gene encoding flagellar biosynthesis protein FliQ, giving the protein MGTLSVTDAFSQALWVSMISSMPILVIAMLVGLVIGIIQTATSIQEQTLAFIPKILAVILGLILLGPWMGRTVLDMTRFLFESLYRFVS
- the flhB gene encoding flagellar biosynthesis protein FlhB; protein product: MEPEVLKRGWIPSMDVDIQFFAEEKSEPATPRKRQKAREEGQVTKSQDLTAAVVIASGLIGVLLFGGFFMDNLTRLFEVTMGYLKEPSMGTQRWLLFPVLRSLSSYFLVWLPLGLICALSALGLLAYQVGFLFTSKPLIPNFNRLNPVSGMKKMFSGRSFVEMLKGVVKAGILIFMLYGALKKDLVVLVEAVEHPFMEGLGTVMGRVWALSMKMTLMLLVLGLFDYAYQRWEFERSIRMSKQEIKEEYKQMEGDPLIKRRIRQRQRELAQRRMMSDVPKADVVITNPVHVAVALNYDRKVSDAPVLLAKGQGLIAERIKEIARENRVPVVQNPPLARAVYSQVEIGEEIPEGLYKAVAEVLAFVYRLKGRRG
- the flhF gene encoding flagellar biosynthesis protein FlhF, with translation MRVLKQIEFEARDDAEAMRIASKRLGRDAVILSSRPVKKGGFLGLFGKRVLIVTAGILEDDSQGIDQESRQRLFSFQQLLDMRKEVHRAVMGPEEDQPVNPQPQGVPVAPLNYVAASQAERAYAAAAPAPVAPGTKLEEQVEELRRTLDQVLRRVGSGGGYCGDDPMVRRLVEADVDPGVASKIIEGHRGADVSLEELLSSRIKVVGSDPVSAMGGRRVMFVGPTGVGKTTTIAKLAAVHSLWEGRRVALATADTYRIAAVEQLRTYAKILGIPMEVAFEPKDFEGILSKHGSCDLLLLDTAGRSAKDSKKMEELKVLYDAFMPDAVHLVLAANLKYKDMLKVIDRMGVVPIRSVIFTKLDETYSFGPLLSVLEDFKFPVSFFTVGQNVPNDIEVARPERLVRLILEGDGLG
- the flhA gene encoding flagellar biosynthesis protein FlhA; the protein is MGGSASISNKVMRYADVGMAVLLVLIVGMMIIPLPTWLLDVLLALNITFGVVILLSTFYVKQALEISAFPTIILMATLFRLALNVSTTRLVLLNGYAGEIINAFGNFVVGGNYVVGGVVFLILVIIQFLVITKGAERVAEVAARFTLDAMPGKQMAIDADLNAGMIDEQEARRRRANVQREADFYGAMDGASKFVKGDAIAGLIITTINILGGLAIGVLQRGMELKQALGTYSLLTVGDGLVAQIPALLLSTATGIIVTRAAGESDLGKDMVSSLTRNHRPLYIGSGLLFALAAVPGLPTIPFGLLGAGMAAMAYGVQREAATSEVGGDSVRPAAPKGQAPSAPSQPAPAPSGPENVLPLLTVDPMEVEIGYALIPLVDPSQGGDMLERIGTIRRQMAMDLGLVVPPIRIRDNIQLKPTEYLIRVKGAEVGRGELLPDHYLAMSTGGEDLLVGIPTKEPAFGLPAVWISPEIRDQAEGLGYTVVDCPSVLATHLSEVIKCYGADLITRQEVQKLVDLVGESNPAITKDLLDVLSLGDVQKVLQGLIREQVPIRDLVTIFETLADHGRYTKSTDYLMERTREALSRVITLRLQDQDGVLGVYTLSPRWEQRVKEAMKGDLMQGWQLNMPPKEMQELMQAVASAVEAMAMGGITPVLLTHPDVRLVVRRIVEGSLPQLFVVSYNEIAPSTQLRSLGVVE
- the fliR gene encoding flagellar biosynthetic protein FliR — translated: MNYEEIVNLILVYLLCSLRLTGLMFASPLFALPSWPMPIKLWLAFMLALVMVPSVNPQVPMALLSTWTGVALFGAREFVVGASVGFLSSLPLYALQLSGYMEGSQMGLAMATLFDPSQEGSVALVGQMKYLLGIWFLFHWNGHLLLVEALNRSFTLVPVGKGFLGIPLSQSLGRWLTELFLLGIRLSLPIMGALLLADIGLGFVARTVPQMNVFILGIPLKIGLGLILLMAVMPLTVDVFYGHVSKAVIWALEGTVLWR